In Archangium violaceum, the following are encoded in one genomic region:
- a CDS encoding PH domain-containing protein, whose product MISTLVSGLRPLIEPLLKLRFEPPTLPEGSQTLRKLKPSERYLAYAYTRAMLSHVGPLLAVPALMVLELVVGGYATVSPLLAAILILALTLSSLAVSLVVIRLDWELRDYLIGSRSLRLREGAFVQRELTLSYANVQNVEVTQGPLERLFGFKSLRVSTAGGSRGTPGEHGAPSHEARLVGLEDAEGVRDLVLGALRQQRDAGLGDPSHEVPRTRTWLLEEIRDAAAALHLATGRRTRRTSGGPPPAPPSR is encoded by the coding sequence GTGATCTCCACCCTCGTCTCCGGCTTGCGGCCGCTGATCGAACCCCTGCTCAAGCTGCGCTTCGAGCCGCCAACGCTTCCAGAGGGAAGCCAGACCCTGCGCAAGCTCAAGCCTTCCGAGCGCTACCTGGCCTACGCCTATACGAGAGCCATGCTCTCCCATGTCGGGCCGCTCCTCGCCGTCCCCGCGCTCATGGTCCTGGAGCTCGTGGTGGGCGGCTACGCCACGGTGTCGCCCCTTCTCGCCGCGATCCTCATACTCGCCCTGACCCTCTCATCGCTGGCCGTGTCCCTGGTCGTGATTCGGCTGGACTGGGAGCTCCGTGACTACCTCATCGGCAGCCGGAGCCTTCGCCTGCGCGAGGGAGCGTTCGTCCAGCGCGAGCTCACCCTGAGCTACGCCAACGTGCAGAACGTGGAGGTGACGCAGGGCCCGCTCGAGCGGCTCTTTGGGTTCAAGAGCCTGCGTGTCAGCACGGCGGGAGGCAGCCGAGGCACGCCAGGAGAGCACGGTGCTCCAAGCCACGAGGCTCGACTCGTGGGCCTGGAGGATGCCGAGGGGGTCCGGGATCTCGTCCTCGGTGCATTGAGACAGCAGCGCGATGCCGGGCTCGGAGATCCGTCCCACGAGGTCCCGAGGACGCGTACCTGGTTGCTCGAGGAGATCCGCGACGCGGCGGCGGCTCTCCATCTCGCCACCGGGAGGCGGACCCGGAGGACGAGCGGAGGTCCCCCGCCAGCCCCGCCGAGCCGTTGA